From a single Shewanella denitrificans OS217 genomic region:
- a CDS encoding PfaB family protein, translated as MNLTPHVATDGMLAVVKPLSVSQLVDAVKARQTLPLRIAVLLTEPSLLGADIQLVTVDNSHPLAFEQALATAAQILSTTDLSTNTSNVIVNLADTLWLMPALTAAKNALHPHAYINGVGIAANSHDAITQALVHAKRTHLAPKVQQVSSACSNDKLQGLKALVTAIAQRQSLDSGGYWFCDFHQSRVAAFSNSFTNTSAGTSISTRKASSKASDDSHQAIILTQGTAVIAAKPLLNQHRLWLPLGATSMDDLQQGLIDLSQHLTGLDTPLALLNFIKQALSKYQANSAIYPLTAVVMATSFDALKAEVNAMEQFIKASEPKAPISYKTPAGSCFTNQPSGEAGLSFVYPGVGTVYADMFKHLGHSFPALYAELEKQGDLQAMLQNQHIYASADQKSAANSNDTSPIGVAGMSLSQLAIAGVGASYLLTKLLDKEFNIKPKLALGYSMGEASMWASLNVWQQPHSLIEATQSSTIFTQDISGALNCVRKDWQLTHTDGQADEIVWNSFVTRATPEELTPHLKDFPRAYIAIIQGDTCVIAGCEASCKAMLKQAGKRGMASNKVTAMHTPPAMQIIEQVKQFYHQTLMDKLPTSITFLTATQDKPIPLNSDAIAQSIADTFCHQLDFTQLIAKACHHGSRLFVEIGADRQTSTLIDKILASQAPLQDINNHPSPAHAIAINAKGADESISLLKCLAQLLSHRVSMSFAPFVDSIEQAIECLSLGLDADLQQAAAHLISEGEPH; from the coding sequence ATGAACTTAACCCCTCATGTTGCAACTGACGGCATGCTAGCTGTGGTTAAGCCCCTAAGCGTATCGCAATTGGTCGATGCGGTTAAAGCACGGCAAACCTTGCCGCTTCGCATTGCAGTGCTGCTCACAGAGCCAAGTTTACTTGGCGCTGATATTCAATTAGTGACAGTGGACAACAGTCACCCGCTGGCCTTTGAGCAAGCGCTAGCGACTGCGGCGCAGATCCTTAGCACCACGGACTTAAGCACGAATACCAGCAATGTCATCGTCAATCTGGCTGATACCCTATGGTTAATGCCAGCACTCACGGCGGCAAAAAATGCCCTGCATCCCCACGCTTATATCAATGGCGTTGGGATAGCGGCAAACAGTCATGACGCCATTACCCAAGCCTTAGTTCACGCAAAACGCACCCACCTTGCACCTAAAGTGCAGCAAGTCAGCAGTGCATGTTCTAACGACAAGCTGCAAGGGTTAAAAGCCTTAGTGACAGCTATCGCCCAACGGCAATCATTGGATAGTGGCGGGTATTGGTTTTGCGATTTTCATCAAAGCCGCGTCGCCGCTTTTAGTAACAGCTTTACTAACACAAGTGCTGGCACGAGTATTAGTACTCGCAAGGCTTCGAGTAAAGCGAGTGATGACTCACATCAAGCCATCATTTTAACCCAAGGCACTGCGGTGATTGCGGCTAAACCTTTGCTCAATCAACACAGATTGTGGCTGCCTCTTGGGGCAACCTCGATGGATGATTTGCAACAAGGGTTAATCGACTTATCACAACATCTCACTGGGTTAGACACCCCATTAGCCTTGCTTAACTTCATCAAGCAAGCGCTAAGTAAATATCAAGCAAACTCAGCTATATATCCATTAACAGCCGTTGTGATGGCCACAAGTTTTGATGCGCTTAAGGCTGAAGTGAATGCCATGGAGCAATTCATTAAGGCCAGCGAACCTAAGGCCCCGATTAGTTACAAGACCCCAGCGGGTAGCTGCTTCACCAATCAGCCCTCAGGTGAGGCAGGCTTAAGCTTTGTCTACCCAGGTGTCGGCACGGTATACGCCGACATGTTTAAGCATTTAGGTCATAGCTTCCCTGCGCTTTATGCCGAGCTTGAAAAACAAGGCGATTTACAAGCCATGTTACAAAATCAGCATATTTATGCCTCAGCTGATCAGAAAAGCGCCGCAAACAGCAATGACACAAGTCCCATAGGCGTTGCAGGCATGAGCCTGTCACAACTTGCCATTGCCGGCGTTGGCGCGAGTTATCTATTGACCAAGTTGCTGGACAAAGAATTTAACATCAAGCCCAAACTTGCCTTAGGTTACTCCATGGGTGAAGCGTCCATGTGGGCCAGCTTGAACGTCTGGCAACAGCCTCACAGCTTGATAGAAGCCACCCAATCTAGCACTATTTTTACCCAAGATATTTCCGGCGCGCTTAATTGTGTTAGAAAAGATTGGCAGTTAACTCACACTGACGGGCAAGCTGATGAAATTGTGTGGAACAGCTTCGTGACCCGGGCTACCCCAGAGGAATTAACCCCACACCTTAAGGATTTCCCTCGGGCCTATATCGCGATTATTCAGGGCGATACCTGCGTGATAGCAGGTTGCGAGGCAAGCTGTAAAGCCATGCTTAAACAGGCGGGCAAGCGCGGCATGGCGTCCAATAAAGTGACCGCGATGCACACGCCGCCAGCGATGCAAATTATTGAGCAAGTGAAGCAGTTTTATCATCAAACCTTGATGGATAAACTGCCCACCTCGATAACATTCTTAACGGCAACGCAGGATAAGCCAATCCCCTTAAACAGCGATGCCATCGCCCAATCCATTGCCGACACTTTTTGCCATCAATTGGACTTCACCCAGTTAATTGCCAAGGCTTGTCATCACGGCAGCAGATTATTTGTGGAAATTGGCGCCGACAGACAAACCAGCACCTTGATTGATAAAATACTGGCATCTCAAGCGCCGCTGCAAGACATAAATAACCACCCCAGTCCCGCCCATGCCATTGCCATCAATGCCAAAGGCGCGGATGAAAGTATCAGTTTATTGAAATGTTTAGCCCAGTTATTAAGCCATCGGGTGTCTATGTCATTCGCGCCCTTTGTGGACAGCATTGAACAGGCCATTGAGTGTTTAAGCCTTGGCCTCGATGCAGATTTACAACAAGCTGCAGCTCACTTAATTTCAGAAGGAGAACCTCATTGA